Proteins from a genomic interval of Pseudomonas anuradhapurensis:
- a CDS encoding tyrosine-type recombinase/integrase has product MTDIERYLRAATRDNTRRSYQAAIAHFETHWGGFLPATAESIARYLAEHADLHAVSTLRQRLAALSQWHVAQGFPDPTKAPLVRQVLRGIRTLHPTPPKQAAPLLLQHLQSAVACFEEEARQARQRHDLAALRRARRDAALLLLGFWRGFRGDELARLRIEHIHAEAGVGITLFLPRSKGDREALGVQHRTPALKALCPVTAYLQWLEVAGIAHGPVFRKLDRWGNLGDAALNSNSLVGLLRRMLARAEVPAALYTGHSLRRGFATWATANGWELKSLMSYVGWKDAKSALRYIDSAQRFGELAVLPASQAQALIP; this is encoded by the coding sequence ATGACCGACATCGAGCGCTACCTGCGTGCCGCCACGCGTGACAACACCCGGCGCAGCTACCAGGCCGCCATCGCGCATTTCGAAACCCACTGGGGTGGCTTTCTCCCGGCCACGGCCGAGAGCATTGCCCGCTACCTGGCCGAGCATGCCGACCTGCATGCCGTCAGCACCTTGCGCCAGCGCCTGGCTGCGCTCAGCCAATGGCACGTTGCGCAAGGTTTCCCCGACCCGACCAAGGCACCGTTGGTGCGCCAGGTGCTGCGCGGTATCCGCACCTTGCACCCGACACCGCCGAAGCAGGCCGCGCCGTTGTTGCTGCAGCACCTGCAAAGCGCCGTAGCATGTTTCGAAGAAGAAGCCCGCCAGGCCCGGCAACGGCATGACCTGGCCGCCCTGCGCCGCGCCCGTCGCGATGCGGCCTTGCTGTTGCTGGGCTTCTGGCGCGGTTTTCGTGGCGATGAGCTGGCGCGGCTGCGTATCGAGCACATCCATGCCGAGGCCGGTGTCGGCATTACCCTGTTCCTCCCGCGCAGCAAGGGCGACCGCGAAGCGCTGGGGGTGCAGCACCGCACGCCGGCGCTGAAGGCGCTGTGCCCGGTCACGGCCTACCTGCAATGGCTGGAGGTGGCCGGCATCGCCCACGGGCCGGTGTTCCGCAAGCTGGACCGCTGGGGCAACCTGGGTGACGCCGCGCTCAACAGCAACAGCCTGGTCGGCCTGCTGCGGCGCATGCTGGCGCGCGCCGAGGTGCCGGCGGCGCTGTATACCGGCCACTCGCTGCGCCGTGGTTTCGCCACCTGGGCCACGGCCAACGGCTGGGAACTGAAATCGCTGATGAGCTACGTGGGCTGGAAGGACGCCAAATCCGCATTGCGCTACATCGACTCGGCGCAGCGCTTTGGCGAACTGGCCGTGCTACCGGCCAGCCAGGCGCAAGCGTTGATTCCCTGA
- a CDS encoding putative bifunctional diguanylate cyclase/phosphodiesterase: protein MIRRSLSSASLLRLLILMLCAATLAFLWGLHVSQRATARQDALAAKAAEHQNLASLVGESLRQLVDRAQALGRVTQDDLEALRQGNVSLPKLLAEDPLLKRMSLYDRQGRLLSASHAEVAAELPEAWLQELQRHVSRYGFRPFLASLHPPSQPATLPDRQLAFLLPLTDPPGHDLASILVVQLDIGYLAVLLQHIDLGSSGLVRLLQEDGLERLRIDARGMAVATAALQPVLPGNANEAGKLTQYAAGVPYQSLYRRLPERGFSVVVSQRQDEVLAPAALANTRQFWLTLGMTLMILASLLWTLRLLRKRQEAFSALEQAQQVNQQLIERLEEEHRRSSHAAATDHLSGLHNRRQFVEVAGQALTRQRGKRRLMAILFIDMDRFKSINDSLGHKVGDLLLQAVAGRIQRLLAPGDEASRFGGDEFVVLLAGERSEEQINAWVRQLVQKLSATYALDGQEVNTSPSVGVSICPRDGQDIDSLIRSADAAMYSAKQAGRAQYRFFDPSLNLADIQAFTLEQAFGSALAERQFVLHYQPQIRLDTQQVLGYEALVRWDHPEFGLLYPDRFIGLAERSGFIVELGWEVLRLACEALAAWASQGRETRLAVNVSALQLRQPGFAAQLLAKLQQHGIEPQRLELEITETAILDPEGTSVAQLHSLRGAGLGISLDDFGRGYAGFAHLHTLPLSKLKIDRSLVAALSNSHDDSPIVSSTIILAKRLGLEVVAEGVETREQVVCLKLAGCDIAQGYHFSRPLSPAQLRDYAPFNGLQAKACV, encoded by the coding sequence GTGATTCGCCGTTCGCTTTCATCCGCCAGCCTTCTCCGCCTGCTGATCCTGATGCTGTGTGCAGCGACCCTGGCGTTCCTCTGGGGGCTGCACGTGTCGCAAAGGGCTACTGCAAGGCAGGATGCGCTGGCGGCCAAGGCTGCCGAACACCAGAACCTGGCCAGCCTGGTCGGCGAAAGCCTGCGTCAGCTGGTCGACCGCGCACAGGCGCTGGGCCGGGTTACCCAGGATGACCTGGAGGCCCTGCGCCAGGGCAATGTCAGCCTGCCGAAGCTGCTTGCCGAAGACCCGCTGCTCAAGCGCATGAGCCTGTACGACCGGCAGGGCCGGCTACTGTCGGCCAGCCATGCCGAGGTGGCTGCCGAGTTGCCCGAAGCCTGGCTGCAGGAGCTGCAACGGCACGTGTCGCGCTATGGTTTCAGGCCCTTCCTGGCCAGCCTGCACCCCCCCAGCCAGCCGGCTACCCTGCCCGACCGGCAGCTAGCCTTTCTGCTGCCGCTGACCGATCCGCCCGGCCACGACCTTGCCAGCATCCTGGTGGTGCAGCTGGATATCGGCTACCTGGCGGTGCTGCTGCAGCACATCGACCTGGGCAGCAGCGGGCTGGTGCGGTTGCTGCAGGAAGATGGCCTGGAACGCTTGCGCATTGACGCCCGCGGCATGGCTGTGGCCACTGCTGCGCTGCAGCCTGTGCTGCCCGGCAACGCCAATGAAGCGGGCAAGCTGACGCAGTACGCGGCCGGCGTCCCCTACCAGAGCCTGTACCGGCGCCTACCCGAGCGCGGCTTCAGCGTGGTGGTCAGCCAGCGGCAGGACGAGGTCCTGGCACCTGCTGCACTGGCCAACACCCGGCAATTCTGGCTGACCCTGGGCATGACCCTGATGATCCTCGCCAGCCTGCTGTGGACCTTGCGCCTGTTGCGCAAACGCCAGGAGGCGTTCAGTGCGCTGGAGCAGGCTCAGCAGGTCAACCAGCAACTGATCGAGCGCCTTGAGGAGGAACACCGGCGCAGCAGCCACGCCGCTGCCACCGACCACCTCAGCGGCCTGCACAACCGCCGCCAGTTCGTCGAAGTGGCCGGCCAGGCACTGACCCGCCAGCGCGGCAAACGGCGCCTGATGGCAATTCTGTTCATCGACATGGACCGCTTCAAATCGATCAACGATTCGCTGGGGCACAAGGTCGGCGACCTGCTGTTGCAGGCCGTGGCCGGGCGTATCCAGCGCCTGCTGGCGCCCGGCGACGAGGCTTCGCGCTTTGGTGGCGACGAGTTCGTGGTGTTGCTGGCGGGTGAGCGCAGCGAGGAACAGATCAATGCCTGGGTCCGCCAACTGGTGCAGAAACTTTCGGCCACCTACGCCCTGGACGGCCAGGAGGTCAACACCAGCCCCAGCGTAGGCGTGAGCATTTGCCCGCGCGATGGCCAGGACATCGACAGCCTGATCCGCAGCGCCGATGCCGCGATGTATTCGGCCAAGCAGGCCGGGCGTGCCCAGTACCGTTTCTTCGACCCGTCGCTGAACCTGGCCGATATCCAGGCCTTCACCCTCGAACAGGCCTTCGGCAGCGCCCTGGCCGAACGCCAGTTCGTGCTTCACTACCAGCCGCAGATTCGTCTCGACACCCAGCAGGTGCTGGGCTATGAAGCCTTGGTACGCTGGGACCATCCCGAATTCGGCCTGCTCTACCCGGACCGCTTCATCGGCCTTGCCGAGCGCAGCGGCTTCATCGTCGAGCTGGGCTGGGAGGTGCTGCGCCTGGCCTGCGAGGCGTTGGCAGCGTGGGCCAGCCAGGGCCGTGAGACGCGGCTGGCGGTGAACGTATCTGCCCTGCAACTGCGTCAGCCGGGGTTCGCGGCGCAGTTGTTGGCCAAACTGCAACAGCACGGTATCGAGCCACAGCGGCTGGAGCTGGAAATCACTGAAACCGCGATTCTTGATCCCGAAGGCACGTCAGTGGCGCAGCTACACAGCTTGCGCGGTGCCGGCCTGGGTATCAGCCTGGACGACTTCGGCCGTGGTTACGCTGGCTTTGCCCACCTGCACACGTTGCCGCTGAGCAAGCTGAAGATCGACCGCTCGCTGGTCGCAGCATTGTCCAACAGCCATGACGACAGCCCGATCGTGTCCTCCACCATCATTTTGGCCAAACGCCTGGGCCTGGAAGTGGTAGCCGAGGGCGTGGAAACCCGCGAACAGGTGGTATGCCTGAAACTCGCCGGCTGCGATATCGCCCAGGGCTACCACTTCAGTCGGCCACTGTCGCCGGCGCAACTGCGTGACTATGCGCCGTTCAACGGCCTCCAGGCCAAGGCTTGCGTCTGA
- the codB gene encoding cytosine permease gives MSSSSEFPLSEAPQSARKGLLPIAMVLFSFTFFTGTMFAGGKLGMAFNFVDMLWVAAIGNSLLALYAAALAFIAARSGLNTVLMGRFCFGEAGSRLSDFLLGFAELGWYAWGTATVAIVLVRLLGLAEGLGMPLMVLFGLGFSLTAIIGFKGLDVLSRVSVPLMFGLLVVSMYIATRDAGGLAGLAAVVPHEAMTFSAAVTMVFGTFASGATQATNWTRLARSGRVAVIASVVAFLLGNGLMVVAGAWCAMVYQQADIVEVMVLQGLSFAAVVMLCLNLWTIQGPTIYNVSAAACHLLRSERRRTATLVAAGVGIVLAIGGMYELLIPFLVLLGSIIPPLGGVIMADFWYRHRGRFPALGTARLPRYNLTGLSAYAVGAVLACASPWIAPLVGIGASALCYIAFVELAARRRAPGQAGVEP, from the coding sequence ATGAGCTCATCCAGCGAATTCCCGCTCAGCGAAGCCCCGCAGTCCGCCCGCAAGGGCTTGCTGCCGATCGCGATGGTCCTGTTCAGCTTCACCTTCTTTACCGGCACGATGTTCGCCGGCGGCAAGCTGGGCATGGCCTTCAATTTTGTCGACATGCTATGGGTGGCGGCCATCGGCAACAGCCTGCTGGCCCTGTATGCCGCAGCACTCGCGTTCATCGCCGCGCGCAGCGGGCTGAACACCGTGTTGATGGGGCGCTTCTGTTTCGGTGAAGCGGGTAGCCGGCTCTCCGATTTCCTGCTGGGTTTCGCCGAACTGGGCTGGTACGCCTGGGGCACGGCCACGGTGGCCATCGTGCTGGTCAGGCTGCTGGGGCTGGCGGAAGGCTTAGGCATGCCGTTGATGGTGCTGTTTGGCCTGGGCTTCAGCCTCACGGCCATCATCGGCTTCAAGGGCCTGGATGTACTGTCGCGGGTATCGGTGCCGCTGATGTTCGGCCTGCTGGTGGTATCGATGTACATCGCTACCCGCGATGCCGGGGGGCTTGCCGGCCTGGCCGCGGTGGTGCCGCATGAGGCCATGACCTTTTCAGCAGCGGTAACCATGGTCTTCGGTACCTTCGCCAGTGGTGCCACCCAGGCGACCAATTGGACCCGGCTGGCCCGTAGCGGCCGGGTGGCGGTCATTGCCAGCGTGGTCGCATTCCTGCTCGGCAACGGCCTGATGGTAGTGGCCGGGGCCTGGTGCGCGATGGTCTACCAGCAGGCCGATATCGTCGAGGTAATGGTGCTGCAAGGGCTGTCGTTCGCGGCGGTGGTCATGCTCTGCCTGAACCTGTGGACGATCCAGGGGCCGACCATCTACAACGTGTCGGCGGCTGCCTGCCACCTGCTGCGCAGCGAGCGCCGGCGTACCGCAACGCTGGTGGCCGCCGGCGTCGGGATTGTGCTGGCGATCGGCGGCATGTACGAATTGCTGATCCCGTTCCTGGTGCTGCTGGGCTCGATCATTCCGCCACTGGGTGGGGTGATCATGGCCGATTTCTGGTACCGCCACCGCGGCAGGTTCCCGGCCCTCGGCACGGCACGCCTGCCACGCTACAACCTGACCGGGCTGTCTGCCTATGCCGTGGGCGCGGTGCTGGCCTGCGCCTCGCCGTGGATCGCCCCGCTGGTAGGCATCGGCGCTTCGGCACTGTGCTACATCGCCTTCGTCGAACTGGCTGCTCGGCGCCGCGCGCCAGGCCAGGCAGGCGTCGAGCCGTGA